The Schizosaccharomyces pombe strain 972h- genome assembly, chromosome: I genome contains a region encoding:
- the tah18 gene encoding NADPH-dependent diflavin oxidoreductase Tah18, translated as MKNSHIYILYGSETGTAEGLAESLFRSLTRMGYDVLVNSMDDFNLENLLRPLQCVFICSTTGQGEMPLNMRKFWRFLLRKKLPNTFLNDMQYAVFGCGDTSYTRFNWASKKLDSRLRQLGAQSFSSRGEGDEQHPDGVEGVFAYWCNHLYSQLAAIKTPSRPAFGEFDLLPPSFQIIIDESLGCKVKGFEDNNIVRHSRGKIEATLVHNKRISNIKHWQDVRHLAFKIPNFERWKPGDVAVLYPWNDDMSVNSFIECMGWESIKYSPLIISSNVAERKLPWFPNILNVFNLVKYVLSIHSVPSRTFFEMASHFSNNKMHKERLQEFSSYKNIDDYYDYTTRPRRTVLETLQEFKSVQIPIEYALDAFPVIRGRQYSIANRCDNSTGILELAVALVKYQTILKSPRQGICSRWICDLHENTSFNIDILPGFLNLSYQSNKPLIMVGPGTGVAPLRALIQERIYNGLKENLLFFGCRNKSMDFLFEKDWEKYTEEGTLKLFCAFSRDQEKKKYVQHSIQENGELVYNLLNEKDGMFFVSGSSGKMPSSVKDAIAGIVSKYSGCSISDGYSFVTSLEKKNRYYQETW; from the exons CTGAGGGTTTAGCGGAATCACTATTTCGTAGTCTTACACGAATGGGTTACGATGTGTTGGTAAATTCGATGGATGATTTCAACTTA GAAAATTTGTTGCGTCCACTTCAATGTGTATTTATTTGCAGTACAACTGGTCAAGGGGAGATGCCCCTTAATATGAGG AAATTTTGGAGATTCTTactaagaaaaaaactaCCCAACACTTTCTTAAATGATATGCAATATGCGGTGTTTGGTTGCGGTGACACTTCATATACGAG ATTCAATTGggcttccaaaaaattggatAGTCGGTTGCGCCAGTTGGGTGCACAATCGTTTAGTTCGCGTGGTGAGGGTGATGAACAGCATCCTGATGG TGTTGAAGGTGTTTTTGCATATTGGTGCAATCACTTATATTCTCAACTGGCTGCCATAAAAACCCCCTCTCGTCCAGCCTTCGGAGAATTCGATTTGCTACCGCCTTCGTTCCAAATTATTATAGACGAAAGTTTAGGTTGCAAAGTAAAAGGATTTGAAGATAATAATATTGTTCGCCATTCTCGTGGGAAAATTGAAGCAACTCTTGTACATAATAAACGGATAAGTAATATAAAGCATTGGCAAGATGTTCGTCATCTCGCTTTTAAAATTCCAAACTTTGAAAGGTGGAAGCCAGGAGACGTTGCTGTTCTTTATCCTTGGAATGATGATATGAGCGTTAACTCGTTCATTGAATGCATGGGTTGGGAATCCATAAAATACTCTCCTTTGATTATTTCTTCCAACGTTGCCGAACGCAAGCTTCCCTGGtttccaaatattttgaacGTTTTTAATCTTGTGAAATACGTCCTTTCAATCCATTCAGTACCATCAAGAACATTCTTTGAAATGGCATCTCACTTCTCAAATAATAAGATGCATAAAGAACGTCTTCaagaattttcttcttacAAAAACATTGATGATTATTATGATTACACAACTAGGCCTAGAAGGACTGTTTTGGAAACTCTTCAGGAATTCAAATCTGTCCAAATACCTATCGAGTATGCATTAGATGCCTTTCCAGTTATTCGTGGACGTCAATATTCTATAGCAAATAGATGTGATAATTCTACTGGAATTTTGGAATTGGCGGTAGCGCTGGTGAAATATCAAACTATATTGAAAAGTCCTCGACAAGGTATATGCAGTCGTTGGATATGTGATTTACACGAAAATACCTCTTTTAATATTGATATTCTTCCCGGATTTCTAAATCTATCTTACCAAAGTAATAAGCCATTAATTATGGTTGGCCCAGGAACAGGAGTTGCACCTTTAAGAGCATTAATTCAAGAACGAATATATAATGgcttaaaagaaaatcttcTGTTTTTTGGATGTAGAAACAAATCTatggattttctttttgaaaaggattGGGAAAAATACACCGAAGAAGGCACActgaaattgttttgtgCTTTCTCACGCgatcaagaaaaaaagaaatacgTGCAACACTCAATTCAAGAAAATGGCGAGTTAgtatataatttattaaatgagaAAGATGGCATGTTCTTTGTAAGTGGATCTTCGGGCAAAATGCCTAGTTCTGTGAAAGACGCGATTGCTGGCATTGTTTCTAAATATTCGGGCTGCAGTATATCTGATGGTTATAGTTTTGTCACTTCattggaaaagaagaatagaTATTACCAGGAAACCTGGTAA
- the vps17 gene encoding retromer complex subunit Vps17, translated as MSSQHSTDDLMNSHVFSGGFSTLDDKGFQDVPIHTDMPGSISVEPSSEDANVGSVNGNINETPVFEADRLIAEATMNPSAASSTTGENSISQTGSGPFLRIRIVDIEAENSKDPVIKMNVQTTLPAYRSKLYKNVRRTHAEFKKFAKYLISTHPECLIPAVPEAKTSVSSGIKEDLIYLKSGLQSWLNYVSTNPNLLYDPELQLFVESDYGYSPLINTGNPTSGLKRKALKQFPLPPDPCQALANLRPIVKSFYKNAKDAEIKLEKLVNRKQSLALTHADLGQSLIDYSVEEQHNGLANALNRVGKMLQAISDVRIMQSSKQLVTLADSLCYASDNAFVVKEILSNRHILMRDLISSKNQTNSYLSAANRLQDSPKISKARTDDALQALEVARVHEKLLSDKVDFVTLNLVKESKTYTKKTSVSLQKAIREYVEKEAYYERRLLSIMESIRPHIRNIDPFGGLSRLGREEYPRRLSNPPPSQKTNQDAWTNRKRPGYSSSFDGSSQSTFNPSNNDGAHNTSENADELVEPPIGNERLDPKSVANLLNAI; from the exons ATGTCATCTCAACACAGCACAGATGATTTAATGAATTCTCACGTTTTCAGCGGAGGCTTTTCCACCCTTGATGACAAAGGCTTTCAAGATGTTCCTATTCATACTGATATGCCTGGCTCCATATCAGTTGAACCTTCTTCAGAAGACGCGAATGTTGGATCAGTTAATGGAAATATAAACGAAACACCTGTTTTTGAAGCAGATCGCTTGATAGCTGAAGCCACGATGAATCCGTCTGCAGCCTCATCCACTACTGGAGAAAACAGTATCTCGCAAACAGGATCTGGGCCTTTTTTGAGGATTCGAATAGTTGATATTGAAGctgaaaattcaaaagaCCCTGtcataaaaatgaatgttCAG ACAACTTTACCGGCTTATCGTTCCAAGTTGTACAAAAATGTTCGAAGAACTCACGcagaatttaaaaaatttgcaaaatatttaatttctacTCATCCCGAATGTTTAATTCCTGCCGTTCCCGAGGCGAAGACATCCGTCAGTAGCGGAATAAAGGAGGatttaatttacttaaaaTCAGGCTTACAATCATGGCTTAATTATGTGTCTACAAATCCTAATTTGCTATATGATCCCGAGCTTCAACTTTTCGTCGAAAGTGATTATGGTTATTCTCCATTGATTAATACGGGCAATCCTACATCAGgattgaaaagaaaagctttaaaacaGTTTCCTTTGCCACCAGATCCTTGTCAGGCTCTTGCTAATTTACGACCTATCgttaaatctttttacaaaaatgcAAAGGACGCAGAAAttaaacttgaaaaactCGTTAATCGAAAACAAT CTTTGGCATTAACACATGCTGATTTGGGACAATCTTTGATCGATTATTCGGTCGAGGAACAGCACAATGGATTAGCAAATGCATTGAACAGGGTTGGAAAGATGCTACAAGCTATTTCAGATGTTCGAATTATGCAATCCAGCAAACAGCTTGTAACATTAGCTGATTCTCTGTGTTATGCTTCCGATAACGCATTTGTTGTAAAG GAAATTTTATCGAACAGGCATATCCTTATGCGCGATCTGATAAGTAGTAAAAATCAGACTAATTCCTATCTTTCGGCTGCCAACCGTTTACAAGATAGCCCAAAAATAAGTAAAGCTCGTACAGATGATGCTTTACAAGCCCTTGAGGTTGCACGTGTTCATGAAAAGTTGTTGTCGGATAAAGTGGATTTTGTTACCTTAAACTTGGttaaagaatcaaaaaCGTATACTAAAAAAACTTCTGTTTCCTTACAGAAGGCAATTCGAGAGTATGTGGAGAAAGAAGCTTACTATGAAAGACGTCTTTTGTCCATAATGGAATCCATCCGTCCCCATATCCGCAACATTGATCCTTTTGGTGGATTGTCGAGACTTGGAAGAGAGGAATATCCACGTCGGTTAAGCAATCCACCTCCTAGTCAAAAAACTAATCAAGATGCTTGGACTAATCGCAAAAGACCTGGCTACTCATCCAGCTTTGACGGGTCGTCTCAAAGTACCTTTAATCCGTCCAACAACGATGGTGCCCATAATACTTCGGAAAATGCTGACGAATTAGTGGAACCCCCAATTGGTAATGAACGCCTTGATCCTAAAAGCGTAGCCAACTTACTAAATGCTATTTAA
- the lsb4 gene encoding actin cortical patch component Lsb4, whose amino-acid sequence MGLHNPLPSSLKSECKKAGKILTSFVDPRQTLGAQEVIPPSVLTNAKGLVIMTVLKAGFLFSGRIGSGLIVARLDDGTWSAPSAVMTGGMGVGAQIGSELTDFVIILNSKAAVQTFARLGSITLGGNLSIAAGPLGRNAEAGGGASVGGMAPMFSYSKTKGLFAGVSLEGSVLVERRDANRSLYRGDITAKRLLSGQVAQPAAADPLYRVLNSKIFNLNRGDEGDIYNDVPIYADDEPEDIWGPSSKSTKRRDSADRSSSYSRRGDSYRSNRSRAHDDDDEDDYSFSRSKSLSRKTAGGSLRSSKMDNRRSKYADTPSPRRSRSYSDEDEESVYSSDVSTESSSQFSSRSSEYSKPSRPTAPKPKFKQDSLGPNQARAMYSFAGEQPGDLSFQKGDIIDIVERSGSHDDWWTGRIGYREGIFPANYVKLS is encoded by the exons ATGGGTCTTCATAACCCTTTACCTTCGTCTTTAAAGA GCGAATGCAAGAAGGCTGGGAAAATTTTGACTAGTTTTGTG GACCCGAGGCAAACTCTTGGAGCGCAAGAAGTTATTCCGCCGTCGGTATTGACGAATGCTAAAGGCTTAGTTATTATGACTGTACTTAAGGCCggctttcttttctctgGTAGAATTGGATCCGGTCTAATTGTCGCACGTCTTGACGATGGTACTTGGTCTGCTCCTTCCGCAGTTATGACTGGCGGGATGGGAGTTGGCGCACAAATTGGCTCTGAATTAACAGATTTTGTTATTATACTTAATTCCAAAGCTGCTGTTCAAACTTTTGCTCGGTTGGGAAGTATTACTTTGGGTGGAAACCTTTCAATAGCCGCTGGACCTTTGGGCCGAAATGCCGAAGCTGGTGGTGGTGCAAGTGTTGGCGGCATGGCGCCTATGTTCTCGTATAGTAAAACCAAAGGTCTTTTCGCAGGTGTTTCTCTTGAAGGATCTGTGTTGGTTGAACGTCGTGACGCTAATCGAAGTCTTTATAGAGGTGATATTACTGCTAAGCGACTTCTTTCGGGCCAAGTAGCTCAACCCGCTGCAGCGGATCCCCTTTATCGGGTCCTTAActctaaaatatttaatttgaaCAGAGGTGATGAAGGTGACATTTATAATGATGTTCCTATTTATGCTGATGATGAGCCCGAAGATATCTGGGGTCCCTCCTCAAAGTCTACTAAACGTCGAGACTCTGCAGACCGATCTTCCTCTTACTCTCGTCGTGGTGACTCGTACCGCAGCAATCGTAGTCGGGCTcatgatgatgatgatgaagatgattATAGTTTCAGTCGTAGTAAATCTCTTTCACGGAAAACTGCAGGCGGTTCTTTACGTTCTTCTAAAATGGACAACCGTAGATCCAAATATGCGGATACTCCATCCCCCCGTCGCAGTCGTAGTTATAGCGACGAAGACGAAGAAAGTGTTTATAGTTCTGATGTTAGCACAGAATCTTCCTCGCAATTCTCTTCTAGGAGTTCAGAATATAGCAAGCCATCTCGTCCAACGGCACCAAAGCCTAAGTTTAAACAGGATTCTCTTGGACCAAACCAAGCCCGTGCCATGTATTCTTTTGCTGGTGAACAGCCAGGTGATCtatcttttcaaaaggGCGATATCATTGATATTGTCGAAAGAAGTGGTTCCCATGATGATTGGTGGACTGGAAGAATTGGCTACCGCGAAGGTATTTTTCCAGCTAACTATGTAAAATTGTCGTAA
- the fra1 gene encoding Fe-responsive transcriptional regulator yields MVVHTGNRLNKLRELMKERGYTLYVVPSEDAHSSEYTCDADARRAFISGFDGSAGCAVIGETSAALFTDGRYFNQASQQLDENWTLMKQGFTGVPTWEEYCTQMTKCNEKVGIDSSLITFPAAKALRESLFLKSGAVLVGDHDNLVDIVWGASRPKEPLEKLIVQEIKYAGLGVDEKLHNLREAMKEQKIEAFVVSMLDEVAWLYNLRGADVPYNPVFFAYSLVTLDEAFLYVDERKVTPEVSKHLDGFVKILPYDRVFSDAKNSNLTRIGISSKTSWCIATSFGETKVMPILSPISQAKGIKNDAELKGMKECHIRDGCALVEYFAWLDEYLNSGNKINEFDAATKLEQFRRKNNLFMGLSFETISSTGPNGAVIHYSPPATGSAIIDPTKIYLCDSGAQYKDGTTDVTRTWHFGEPSEFERQTATLALKGHIALANIVFPKGTTGYMIDVLARQYLWKYGLDYLHGTGHGVGSFLNVHELPVGIGSREVFNSAPLQAGMVTSNEPGFYEDGHFGYRVENCVYITEVNTENRFAGRTYLGLKDLTLAPHCQKLIDPSLLSPEEVKYLNEYHSEVYTTLSPMLSVSAKKWLSKHTSPI; encoded by the coding sequence GTGAAACATCAGCAGCTCTTTTTACCGATGGGCGATATTTCAATCAAGCATCTCAACAGCTTGATGAAAATTGGACGCTAATGAAGCAGGGATTTACCGGTGTACCCACGTGGGAAGAATACTGTACCCAAATGACGAAGTGTAATGAAAAGGTTGGAATTGACTCTAGTCTCATTACTTTTCCCGCAGCCAAAGCGCTTCGTGAGTCCCTATTTCTCAAAAGTGGTGCTGTTTTAGTCGGTGATCATGATAACTTGGTTGATATCGTTTGGGGGGCTTCTCGCCCTAAAGAACCACTCGAAAAACTGATCGTACAAGAAATCAAATATGCAGGCTTGGGCGTTGATGAAAAACTTCATAACCTTCGTGAAGCCATGAAGGAACAGAAAATTGAGGCATTTGTTGTTTCGATGTTGGATGAAGTGGCATGGCTTTACAATTTACGCGGAGCTGATGTCCCATACAATcctgttttttttgcatactCATTAGTTACACTTGATGAAGCATTCTTGTATGTGGACGAACGCAAGGTTACTCCCGAAGTATCTAAGCACCTCGATGGctttgtaaaaattctTCCATATGATAGAGTGTTTTCTGACGCCAAGAACTCTAATTTGACTAGAATAGGCATTTCAAGCAAAACTTCTTGGTGTATAGCAACTTCTTTTGGAGAAACTAAAGTGATGCCTATATTGAGTCCTATTTCACAGGCCAAAGGCATTAAGAACGATGCTGAATTAAAAGGAATGAAGGAATGTCATATTCGCGATGGATGTGCCTTAGTTGAATATTTTGCTTGGCTGGATGAATATCTTAATTCCggaaataaaattaatgagTTCGACGCAGCCACCAAACTTGAACAATTccgaagaaaaaataaccTGTTTATGGGTCTGTCATTTGAAACTATTAGTTCAACTGGACCGAATGGGGCAGTTATCCATTACTCGCCTCCCGCAACTGGAAGTGCAATCATAGATCCGACTAAGATTTATCTTTGTGATTCTGGTGCACAGTATAAAGATGGTACCACGGATGTTACTAGAACGTGGCATTTTGGAGAGCCGTCTGAGTTTGAGCGTCAGACTGCAACGTTGGCTTTGAAAGGCCACATTGCTCTTGCAAATATTGTTTTCCCAAAAGGAACTACTGGTTACATGATTGATGTACTCGCTCGTCAATATCTTTGGAAATATGGCTTGGACTATTTACATGGTACTGGCCATGGAGTAGGaagctttttaaatgttCATGAACTACCAGTCGGCATTGGATCTCGCGAAGTTTTTAATAGTGCACCATTACAAGCTGGCATGGTTACAAGCAATGAACCTGGTTTTTATGAAGATGGACATTTTGGATATCGTGTTGAAAATTGTGTGTATATTACAGAAGTGAACACTGAAAACCGCTTTGCTGGCCGCACCTATTTGGGACTTAAAGACCTCACTCTTGCACCCCATTGTCAAAAGCTTATTGATCCATCTCTTCTTTCTCCCGAGGAGGTCAAGTATTTGAATGAGTATCACTCTGAAGTTTACACCACATTGAGTCCAATGCTTTCTGTATCTGCCAAAAAGTGGCTTTCCAAACATACATCCCCAATTTGA